Proteins from a genomic interval of Siniperca chuatsi isolate FFG_IHB_CAS linkage group LG10, ASM2008510v1, whole genome shotgun sequence:
- the LOC122882497 gene encoding uncharacterized protein LOC122882497 produces the protein MESGCSRIMESGCNRIMESGCNMVMESGCSRIMESGCSRVMESGCNRIMESGCSRIMESGCSRVMESGCNRVMESGCSRIMESGCSRVMESGCNRVMESGCSRVIESGCNRVMESHCSRVMESGCSRIMESGCSRVMESGCNRVMESGCSRVMESGCSRVIESGCNRVMESHCSRVMESGCSRIMESGCSRVMESGCNRIMESHCSRVMESGCNRVMESHCSRVMESGCSRVMESGCNRIMESHCSRVMESGCNRVMESHCSRVMESGCSRIMESGCSRVMESGCNRIMESHCSRVMESGCSRIMESGCSRIMESGCNRIMESHCSRVMESGCSRIMESHCSRVMESGCSRVMESGCNRIMESHCSRVMESGCNRVMESHCSRVMESGCSRIMESGCSRVMESGCNRVMESHCSRVMESGCSRIMESGCSRVMESGCNRIMESHCSRVMESGCSRIMESGCSRIMESGCSRVMESGCNRVMESHCSRVMESGCSGIMESGCNRVMESHCSRVMESGCSGIMESHCNRIMESGCSRIMESGCNRVMESPDHLTTNNMVVSEISTLLTNPATHTLTLSAL, from the coding sequence ATGGAGTCCGGCTGTAGCAGGATCATGGAGTCCGGCTGTAACAGGATCATGGAGTCCGGCTGTAACATGGTCATGGAGTCCGGCTGTAGCAGGATCATGGAGTCCGGCTGTAGCAGGGTCATGGAGTCCGGCTGTAACAGGATCATGGAGTCCGGCTGTAGCAGGATCATGGAGTCCGGCTGTAGCAGGGTCATGGAGTCCGGCTGTAACAGGGTCATGGAGTCCGGCTGTAGCAGGATCATGGAGTCCGGCTGTAGCAGGGTCATGGAGTCCGGCTGTAACAGGGTCATGGAGTCCGGCTGTAGCAGGGTCATAGAGTCCGGCTGTAACAGGGTCATGGAGTCTCACTGTAGCAGGGTCATGGAGTCCGGCTGTAGCAGGATCATGGAGTCCGGCTGTAGCAGGGTCATGGAGTCCGGCTGTAACAGGGTCATGGAGTCCGGCTGTAGCAGGGTCATGGAGTCCGGCTGTAGCAGGGTCATAGAGTCCGGCTGTAACAGGGTCATGGAGTCTCACTGTAGCAGGGTCATGGAGTCCGGCTGTAGCAGGATCATGGAGTCCGGCTGTAGCAGGGTCATGGAGTCCGGCTGTAACAGGATCATGGAGTCTCACTGTAGCAGGGTCATGGAGTCCGGCTGTAACAGGGTCATGGAGTCTCACTGTAGCAGGGTCATGGAGTCCGGCTGTAGCAGGGTCATGGAGTCCGGCTGTAACAGGATCATGGAGTCTCACTGTAGCAGGGTCATGGAGTCCGGCTGTAACAGGGTCATGGAGTCTCACTGTAGCAGGGTCATGGAGTCCGGCTGTAGCAGGATCATGGAGTCCGGCTGTAGCAGGGTCATGGAGTCCGGCTGTAACAGGATCATGGAGTCTCACTGTAGCAGGGTCATGGAGTCCGGCTGTAGCAGGATCATGGAGTCCGGCTGTAGCAGGATCATGGAGTCCGGCTGTAACAGGATCATGGAGTCTCACTGTAGCAGGGTCATGGAGTCCGGCTGTAGCAGGATCATGGAGTCTCACTGTAGCAGGGTCATGGAGTCCGGCTGTAGCAGGGTCATGGAGTCCGGCTGTAACAGGATCATGGAGTCTCACTGTAGCAGGGTCATGGAGTCCGGCTGTAACAGGGTCATGGAGTCTCACTGTAGCAGGGTCATGGAGTCCGGCTGTAGCAGGATCATGGAGTCCGGCTGTAGCAGGGTCATGGAGTCCGGCTGTAACAGGGTCATGGAGTCTCACTGTAGCAGGGTCATGGAGTCCGGCTGTAGCAGGATCATGGAGTCCGGCTGTAGCAGGGTCATGGAGTCCGGCTGTAACAGGATCATGGAGTCTCACTGTAGCAGGGTCATGGAGTCCGGCTGTAGCAGGATCATGGAGTCCGGCTGTAGCAGGATCATGGAGTCCGGCTGTAGCAGGGTCATGGAGTCCGGCTGTAACAGGGTCATGGAGTCTCACTGTAGCAGGGTCATGGAGTCCGGCTGTAGCGGGATCATGGAGTCCGGCTGTAACAGGGTCATGGAGTCTCACTGTAGCAGGGTCATGGAGTCCGGCTGTAGCGGGATCATGGAGTCTCACTGTAACAGGATCATGGAGTCCGGCTGTAGCAGGATCATGGAGTCCGGCTGTAACAGGGTCATGGAGTCTCCTGACCACCTGACCACAAACAACATGGTTGTGTCAGAAATTTCTACCTTGTTAACGAATCCTGCAACACATACACTTACGCTCAGTGCCTTGTAG